Below is a window of Populus trichocarpa isolate Nisqually-1 chromosome 3, P.trichocarpa_v4.1, whole genome shotgun sequence DNA.
aattaattaagtatatcttattagttattttttggatttatcttgaaaaaaaaaaaaaaaaaagaagatgagagagagaTGGATGGCCTCTTGCTGGTGAAATAACACTAATGACAGTCTAAAAGAACGAGTTTTTTCATCTCATTGTCTTGATTAGCCCTTCATTagtatgataatttaattagcCCTTCATATTGTAAGAGATTAGTACTTTTTAACGTTCGAGTCAAGCTAAAATAATCAATATGTTTGATtagaaataactttttattttaaattcaagcaaaaatttattataaaattgagtcatatttttttaggttatgaattttaatttataatatttttttaaaaattgtttaaatcaatttctatcaaatatacttttaacttaaattaattaattatatcttaagttatttataaaaaaaaatagattttcaattataacttaaaattaaaagttaattaattttcatatataaatcaTCTAAACTGACTCCAAAgttatttataatatcttttcttgTACTTGCGATAGTTATTGAACTGATGTGTGAGAAACTAAGTTAAAATGCagttattaacaaaatattagatAGCTTGGTGATTTCActgtaaaaattattgttgttcttttttttgtttttacaatggATTAAAATAGTGCACATTTTCTACTTTTCTAGTTTGATCATCAAATTGAAGTTTAATTGCTTTTGACTTGTTAAGGAAAactgagattaaaaaaaaatctaaataaaaaaagtaagtaaAATAAGTGGCGATTTGGTAAGAAAAGTTCACTTTGatcctatattttttaattaataaaagattgGTCTTTTTAGTTGTCATAAATGcaatttttgtatcaaattttatctctcatttttcaatttttttttattgcgatgagagagagagtcacTATATTCCATCTTAGAGAGAAAAAGTCATCATTGATATCGATTTTGATCACCAAAATGATCAATCTTGGTTTGAATTGGTTTCATTTGATTAGGAGAGTTTCACCTaggtattattttttcttctctttcctgaGAAGGTACATTTACCGACAAAAAGATTTCTAaacttggttttattttggatttttaaggcattttttgggtttttttaaggctataaataagtttATCAAGGTAATTAGGGTGTTTCCGAGGTGTTTTAGTTCAAAAACAGTTTGAAAATGGagtttttagagagaaaaacaaaaacaaaagcatcaATCCAGCAACCCTCTAGTTACCAGATTTTGCAAACAGCAAACGcgggaatttgttttttaaaaaataaaaatatataaaaccagGCTCATGTACATGGGTTGGGCTGGAAGGCCCACGTGTCTAGGCCTTTTTTTAAAAGGCCAGACCCACGAGTCTAGACTTCTTTTagccttttcttgttttttttaaaaaaattattttatatttagataaaaaaaaaatttaataaaaaaatcataatatccAGTTGAGTCTATGACTCGAGTCACAGGTTTGATGGGTCATTCCGTAAAGTTCaagtcaattcaatattttattgtctaaatatatgtttaaaaaaatatgtctagctgagatttgttttttaaagcatttattttattttgaatttgtctttgtgatgtatattttttttatggtattaatttgttcaaatttaattttttcatgattttcatcATCTTATGATTTAAGTTGCGAGTATAatgagttaacttgggttgcCCTACGTTACTTCAGTATTTCGTCATGTCAATATTGTTTTAGGTCATTTTGtagattttttattcctttattttttttcttcgattttcattctttattttttttaaaataaaaaaatcatattttttatcctataattaggtaaaaaagtaaattaaaaagaaaaaaattaaactcgtTGGATTCCATGACTAGAATCGCGGCTTTGCAGGTTAAGCTGTGAAATCTCGGTCGATCAGATATATTGTCgtgtcaattgttttttaaaaaaagatgtgatacaaaatttttaaaaaaacatttggtttattttgaattggtttattttgaattgattccatgactaaaacaaaaggagatgATGTTTTTAGTATATACCacctcacaaaatattatttattgtaatagtATTTTTGTGAGAGAGAGGATTttgtatctctctctctctctctctctctatatatatatatatatatatatatatatatatatatatatatatatatagctcatCACAGATGCAATTCGGAAAATGTGCATATACAAGACAATTTTGATTTAACATAATGATAATAAGTAAACAATCCTAACAAGTTacttataatagaaaaaaaataaaaaaaccctagctaATCAACTTGTTTAACAACATAATTCAGCATTAAACAAATTGGTTAATCCTCACAATGAAGTTAAACTAGTACAGTACTTCATTATTTTCGTTTGCCTGCCTCTAGTATCATTTACTAGCTACAGAAAACTTTTACCATCACCATCAGCAAGTGTAATAGAATTCAGCAAGCTCCTCCATGGACCCCAACTGATCAGAGCCACCACTCTCAATCATCCACAGCAAGTGCTCAAACAAGACAACCTCACAAGCAACAACAACTGCTTGATTATCCTCATCACCAAAACCAGCGCCTGACCTGTCTATTAGCCCTTGAAAAAGAGGATGACAAATGACATCGGAGCTCAAGAGATATCTCCTCCTTGACTTTCCAACATAGACTGCATGAAGTTCCTTTGAAATCTTGCCATCGATGTGATCGTTGTCAGCAGCAGCAATGGAGCTATTTGTGCGGACTATCTTGGTGAAAGATGGCAACCTCTTTATGGCAGACTTGAGCTTTGTCAACTTGGAAGTCTTTGCCATTTATATTTGTGTCTTTGCTTTTCTTCGTGTGTGAAGAAATAGAAAGGCAGAGAATtctggagagaaaaaaaggaggaatTGGCGAGGAGAAAGAGAAGGGAAGGTTCCTCCTATATAACAGAAGTGGGCTGGAGGAGGGAGAAGAGGAGCGGGCATATACGTGCATGGCCCACTGTTTGATACATTCCAGCTAAGAAAGAGAAATATTTGTAAGTTGCAAAACCACTTGCTGCTTCGTTTTGGCCTTTGGTGGGTGCTTTTGGTTGAgaaattatctttgttttcctttccttttttatcacattatatatatatatatattactcttagtgcatgcttcttttttttttctttggaattttTTGAGTTGATGAATACATGAATTAGATTGTTTCTTAACCACGTTCTCAATTTCAGTCAAGATTATCAATTCTGTACTGACTGGAATTTACTTCATCTGCTCTGTTTCGAGTAAAGGAAAATTAGTGAATTTGTTCGTGTTCTATATCTGTTCGAAATCGTAGTTTTCAGCTTTTTCTCAAGAGAATATTAACAAGTTTACAAGAATGATACCAACCCAGTATGCTTTGAAAGTGGGTTGTTCCTAGGAGCAATTCGTCCTCGTTGGAGAGGctattatatattttgtgggaACTACTTTTCTGGTTCAATTCCAACTGCTCTGATGGGTTCTGCAAATGTGAGTTTGGTGgataatcttcttcttcttc
It encodes the following:
- the LOC18109456 gene encoding auxin-responsive protein SAUR78 — translated: MAKTSKLTKLKSAIKRLPSFTKIVRTNSSIAAADNDHIDGKISKELHAVYVGKSRRRYLLSSDVICHPLFQGLIDRSGAGFGDEDNQAVVVACEVVLFEHLLWMIESGGSDQLGSMEELAEFYYTC